Below is a window of Candidatus Krumholzibacteriia bacterium DNA.
GCGCGCAGATGCTCGACGTAGGCGAGCGGCGAGGTGCGCCAGTAGCGCTCGTGCGATTCCCATGGCGGGGCGAGGAACTCGGCTTCCAGAGCCCGGCCCGAGTCGCTGCTCCCGAAGAGGGAAGCGAAGTGCGCCGCCCCTGCGGTGGTGACGGCGCAGCGGAAGCGGCGCGTGTGCCCGAGGGCCCAGTGGGCGAGGAAAGCGCCATGTCCACGCCCCACCAGAGACAGGCGGCTGGCGTCCACGAAGGATCGCGACGCGGCCCAGTCGGCCACGCGGTGGAGATCGTTCAGATCTTCGAAACCCCATTTCCCCAGCAACGAGCGGCGGAACTCGCCGCCGTAGCCGGCGCTGCCACGCAGGTTCGGGCAGATCACGTGATAGCCGGCGGCGGCGAGGAGCTGCCATTCGTGCACGTAGGAAGCTCCCGCCATCGTTCCCGGGCCGGCATGGAGTGCCAGCACCGCCGGTCCGCGCCGCCGGCGGCCACGGAACAAGAAGCCGTGGAGCGTCGGGCCTTGCGGCCCGGCGAGGCGGAACTCTTCCGGGCGCACCAGACGCTTGCCGCGGAGAGCCGTGGCGTGGAGGTGCGTCAGCCGGCGCACGCGCGCCCCGTGGACGTGGAAGGGGCCGCGCGTCGAACCCCGGCGTGAGCGCGAAAAGGTGGCAGCATAAACATCGCCGGGCTCGGTGGGCGTGGCGCGCAGCAGCGCCCACACGCGCCGGTCCGTGCTGCAGGCGAAGGCGCCGATCTCATGGCGCCCCGACGTATGCGGCACCGGACTGCCGCCTCCTGCGGGCACCGCGAAGACGTTCACGGCGCCGTCCTGGCTGCCGAGGAAGTAGAGGCTCTCGCCGTCGGCGGACCACGCCGGCGCGTGGACGGCGCTGTCGGCCCCGAGGTCGGCAGTGCAGACGTCGGCGCACATGAGCTCGCTCGTGGCGAGCAGATCCTTGGCTCGCCCGCCGCGAGCGGGCACTACCCACACATGCAGGTCCGCCGCGGTCTCGCTTGCGCTCTCGCCCACGTAGGCGAGCATGGTGCCGTCGGGGGACCAGGCGGGAGAATGTTTTGGACCGTCCTGGCGCCCGAGGAGGCGCGGGGACCCGCCGCGCGACGGTACGACCCAAAGGTCGGAGTCCCCGCGTGGCGCGCCGCTCGCGGTCCGGTACGAAACGAAGGCCAAGGAGCGGCCGTCGGGCGACCAAGCCGGTTCGGCGTCGTGCCCGACGGTTCGCCCGAGTCGTCGCAAGCGCCGCGCACCGAGTTCCAACACGCACAGTTTCGACCGGGTTTCGTCGACGAGGCCGTCGACCTCCGGTCCGGCCTCGCTGCTCTTCCAAAGTCGGATCCGAGCCCTCGAGCCGTTGGCGCCGCGGCGCCTCGGGGTACCCGGAGCGTGGAGGAAGGCGATGGCGCGTCCGCCGGGAGAGAAGCGCGGCGAGTGCACCCGCCCGTCGAGACGGGTGAGCGGCTCGGGGGCGCTGGCGTCGAAACGCAGGCGCCACAGGTTGGGCGTGCCGTCGCGGTCGGAGACGAAGACGAGGCTCTGCCCATCGGGGGCGAAGCACGGTTCGCGATCATCCTCTGCTCCCGCAGTGAGCGGGCGCATCTGGCCGCTCTTCACCTCCACGAGGAGGAGGGCGTGGCCGATGCGGTCACGCTGCAAATCCGCCCGCGCTGCAGCGAAGACGACGCGGCTGCCGTCGGGAGAAATACAAAGGTCGCGCGGCAAGCGCAATTGGGCGAGAGTTTCGCTCCCGAGTGGGGAACGGCCGCGAGGCACCGCTCGTCCTCCAAGTCCAGCGTGCATGACCGTGCACGCGCCGGAGACGCGGGCACCAGAGCCGGGACACTAACGAAGCCATCGTCGCCGGGCAAGGTCAGTGCGGGTCCGCTTCGTAGGCGGCGAAGGCCTCGCGGTAGCGTTCCTTCAGGATGTCCCAGGAGAACTGCCGCGAGACTTCCAGGGTGTTGGCCTGCAGCTGGGCGAGCTCGGCCGGCGCCAGGCCCAAGAAACGCCGCATGGCGGCCTCGGTTTCGGCGGCCTCACGGGTGAAGATGCCGACGGCGTGGGCGGCGAAATCATGGACGTTGCCTTCGGCTTTGATGATGACCGGCAGCTCGTAGGCGAGGGCCAGATAGATGGCGGAACAGGTCTCGATGTACTTGTACGGCGCCACGAAGCAATCGGCGGCGCGCAGATAGAGCTGGATCTCCGCGTCGGGCACGTGCTCGAGACGCAGGTGCAAGCGCGGCAGGTCACGGCAAGCGGCCACGATCTCCGCCGCGAAAGCAGGCGAGGACGGCTGGCCGGCGACGATGAGGTGCGCCTCCGGATGGTCGGCATGCAGAGCCCGGAAGGCGTCGAGGAGCACGTCGACGCCTTTGTACGGCCGGATGTTGCCGAAGAAGACGAAGGCCTTGGCTGCGGGCGGGATGCCGAGGCGCTGGCGCGCCTCGGAGCGCGACAGTGTCGCCGGGTAAGCCCCCTCGTAGCTGCCGATGGGGATGGTGTGCACGTGGCCGCGCGCGCCCCAGCGGCGCTCGGCTTCGGTCCGCACGTCCGGTGTGTGGACGTAGACGACATCGGCGAGACGCCATAACAGTCGCCGGGAAGCGGCATGCCAGCGCCGGGCACGCTGCAGGTCGTG
It encodes the following:
- a CDS encoding S9 family peptidase; the protein is MPRGRSPLGSETLAQLRLPRDLCISPDGSRVVFAAARADLQRDRIGHALLLVEVKSGQMRPLTAGAEDDREPCFAPDGQSLVFVSDRDGTPNLWRLRFDASAPEPLTRLDGRVHSPRFSPGGRAIAFLHAPGTPRRRGANGSRARIRLWKSSEAGPEVDGLVDETRSKLCVLELGARRLRRLGRTVGHDAEPAWSPDGRSLAFVSYRTASGAPRGDSDLWVVPSRGGSPRLLGRQDGPKHSPAWSPDGTMLAYVGESASETAADLHVWVVPARGGRAKDLLATSELMCADVCTADLGADSAVHAPAWSADGESLYFLGSQDGAVNVFAVPAGGGSPVPHTSGRHEIGAFACSTDRRVWALLRATPTEPGDVYAATFSRSRRGSTRGPFHVHGARVRRLTHLHATALRGKRLVRPEEFRLAGPQGPTLHGFLFRGRRRRGPAVLALHAGPGTMAGASYVHEWQLLAAAGYHVICPNLRGSAGYGGEFRRSLLGKWGFEDLNDLHRVADWAASRSFVDASRLSLVGRGHGAFLAHWALGHTRRFRCAVTTAGAAHFASLFGSSDSGRALEAEFLAPPWESHERYWRTSPLAYVEHLRAPLLLLHGEDDRRCPASQSRELFAALARLGRPVEWVCFVGEGHDFERHGRPQSRIERLRRVLDWLERKL
- a CDS encoding glycosyltransferase family 4 protein; the protein is MSVITMIPDRNSGNVYNHLLYQALERIDLRYVQVPFSLRYLLRRGPLARFHYLHFHWPEIFFVIRPRQPHRLFGLKGYLHLHAFWLLAKWRGYKLVWTVHEVDVHDLQRARRWHAASRRLLWRLADVVYVHTPDVRTEAERRWGARGHVHTIPIGSYEGAYPATLSRSEARQRLGIPPAAKAFVFFGNIRPYKGVDVLLDAFRALHADHPEAHLIVAGQPSSPAFAAEIVAACRDLPRLHLRLEHVPDAEIQLYLRAADCFVAPYKYIETCSAIYLALAYELPVIIKAEGNVHDFAAHAVGIFTREAAETEAAMRRFLGLAPAELAQLQANTLEVSRQFSWDILKERYREAFAAYEADPH